In Spiroplasma chinense, a single window of DNA contains:
- the rdgB gene encoding RdgB/HAM1 family non-canonical purine NTP pyrophosphatase, which translates to MKKVWIATSNIKKVEELKYALKDFEVKTLLDLEEEMEIEESGKTFEENALIKARYLAQSVEGIVLADDSGICVEGLNGFPGVYSARWAKPLTDWTQIVELLLDKMRENNLSEMKDRKAYFQSSIALIDKEKGFEEVFNGVVQGEVSKEQRGTLGFAYDSVFIPEGYNETFSQIGFEEKQKISHRSRAIEKLKEFLKTHY; encoded by the coding sequence ATGAAAAAAGTATGAATTGCTACAAGCAATATTAAAAAAGTAGAAGAATTAAAATATGCATTAAAAGATTTTGAAGTTAAAACATTGTTAGATTTAGAAGAAGAAATGGAAATTGAAGAGTCAGGTAAAACATTTGAAGAAAACGCTCTTATAAAAGCTAGATATCTTGCGCAAAGTGTAGAGGGAATAGTTTTAGCAGATGATTCAGGAATTTGTGTTGAAGGATTAAATGGTTTTCCTGGTGTTTACAGTGCACGTTGAGCAAAACCTTTAACTGATTGAACTCAAATAGTAGAATTGTTATTAGATAAAATGAGAGAAAATAATTTAAGTGAAATGAAAGATAGAAAAGCTTATTTTCAGTCTTCAATTGCTTTAATTGATAAAGAAAAAGGATTTGAAGAAGTTTTTAATGGAGTTGTACAAGGAGAAGTTTCAAAAGAACAAAGAGGAACACTTGGTTTTGCCTATGACTCTGTTTTTATCCCAGAAGGATACAATGAAACCTTTTCACAAATTGGTTTTGAAGAAAAACAAAAAATTTCTCATAGATCTAGAGCTATAGAAAAATTAAAAG
- a CDS encoding phosphotransferase family protein — translation MNFNFKGLTNDILVEDFYVIKTSKPLTEKYLDKTNEVNVLLDFLFLDQDVMVKPREFKFEDQRLVSSFKVLLGYESLEQNKLEKKHLPIIADGIKKFHSLTVSTVTIKSFDYLAFLEFFENNINKLIYELSFEIKEIKEEIKLLKNLEKVISHNDLVPGNILFKGDELKFIDYDYVKFNDKFFDYASFITETCNDNQEFIDEFIEILKEKEMLKEDELKYLNISIKYQDIVWTLWANYMFENTGEQIYKDICDEKYLRIKNRIKI, via the coding sequence ATGAATTTTAATTTTAAAGGACTTACAAACGATATTTTAGTTGAAGATTTTTACGTTATTAAAACATCAAAACCATTAACTGAAAAATATCTAGATAAAACAAACGAAGTAAACGTTTTGCTAGACTTTTTATTTTTAGATCAAGATGTCATGGTAAAACCAAGAGAATTCAAATTTGAAGACCAAAGATTGGTTTCAAGTTTTAAAGTTTTACTAGGTTATGAATCTTTAGAGCAAAACAAATTAGAAAAGAAACATCTACCAATAATTGCAGATGGAATTAAAAAATTTCATTCATTGACAGTTTCAACAGTAACTATTAAAAGTTTTGATTATTTAGCTTTTTTAGAATTCTTTGAAAACAATATAAATAAACTTATATATGAATTAAGTTTTGAAATAAAAGAAATTAAAGAAGAAATTAAATTATTAAAGAATTTAGAAAAAGTTATAAGTCATAATGATTTAGTTCCTGGAAATATATTATTTAAAGGCGATGAATTAAAATTTATAGATTATGACTATGTGAAGTTCAATGATAAGTTTTTTGATTATGCAAGTTTTATAACAGAAACTTGCAATGATAACCAAGAGTTTATTGATGAGTTTATAGAAATATTAAAAGAAAAAGAAATGTTAAAAGAAGATGAATTAAAATATCTAAACATTTCAATAAAATACCAAGATATTGTTTGAACTTTATGAGCTAACTATATGTTTGAAAATACAGGAGAACAAATTTATAAAGATATTTGTGATGAAAAATATTTAAGAATTAAAAATAGGATTAAAATTTAA